The Xiphophorus couchianus chromosome 3, X_couchianus-1.0, whole genome shotgun sequence genome segment agcccgtgGACTCATTtcacttttgcaaaaataaaaatcagaagggAGTGCATTATCATTAGcaaaacattagcattagccttttccctaaaataagctttttagccattttgtttatttattagcaaTGTTTAGCACACTGAATGGATGAAgtcaatgtaagacaacatgctagaTATACCCCACATGCCACTGCCAGCATTtaagctaacgttagcatttTGGCAAATTTTAGCTTATACgctaattttaacatactgaatggagtaagtccatgttGCTCATCGTGCTTGTGACTGTCCAAATGCTACAGAGTATActgtagcttactttagcattgatgcaaatttttagcatcagaacgctgggttccAACCGACAGCGCACTTTGGCAGGCCCTTGTACATTTACCTTTGTTTAGGAACAGGATAAAGCTTTTGAGCTTTGATGGAAGACACTTTTTGCTGCACGTTGCATTAAATGTCCCATAAACTGACTTTACACCACTAAACCTTTCTGTCCCTCAATTAATTCAACTCAAAAAGTAGACCTAATTATTCTAGTAAATTGAGTAAAGATTTATTACCttacttacaaaaataaaaagtacataaaaaactGCTTCCCAGATTTTAGGTGACAGGCAAAGTTGTGGCTGCATCCtcactgttttttcttttctttttattgtttgtttgtttgtttgtttgtttttaacaaccATTATACACCCCCAAATCAGATTCATTCTCCATTGCAGCCATGCAGTTATGGGCATATTTAGGACATTTCTTTGAGAGAAACCCACTattttttccaggcacataatgGGACTATCAAGTaactgttaacttcagttgttctaaaaatgtatgtataaaaCACAACTTCAGTGAAATATTGATGCTTTAAAATtgggcctccgtctctttaaaaCGCCCCTTCTCTTTCTGACACTGTCTTCAGCGCAACAGGGTTTCTCCATTAACAACTGTTCTCAGGAGCGTTAGACTGAGAAGCAGAGAAGAGTTTCCCTCTCTTACACTAGGTGGTGCTCACGGTTTCATTAGGATCAAAGCCCATTCAGATCCATtgaaatgcatgaaaaagaTATAGACCAAGTTTTTACAAGTTGTAGATCAAGAAAAAGAGCTTTTCAACCAAAGAGACTCATGGACACAGGTTAAACACtatgttttattaaagatgGCAGACCAATGATGGGTAggtaaatgtaaattattggcCATCTTCCAAGATGATGTGTGAGGATTTACACTTCTACATTTGTAGATCCTGTCAGATTCAATGTCATGAACCAACTTTCCAACTTAGTTTGAGCCCTTGTTCTGTTTAAGACAATCCACAAAGAACTCGTTGCAAGCCACAGTCAGCGCAGCGACCAAAACCACAAACTCCTGGAAGTCCACTTCACCATCTTTGTTGTCATCTAGGCCAGTCATAATCTTCTCAACCATGGTGGGATCATTTGAacccttaaaataaataaataaaacatgtcaaaacaaCTACATTAATTTAGCACaacatacattttaatgcaCAGATGCAGTCTACTAATCATATTCATATGTATGGTCTTCATCAAGTGTATTTCAATAATGACATGGTGAATgcaatattgtaaataaaaagttttttaattatatatataattcctTAGACTGTCTTGTGCGTTATTAGGgctataaaacaaaactgcCTCACTTTCAGCACAGCATTGTCAAGAATGCTATTACCATAATTTCCTGAATATTTAACACCTAATTACCTAGCTGCTTGTTCtgattccattttattttaggaCTGTAACATCCAAGTTAAAATAGAAGACAAGACTGTGTCAAAGTTAAGCTTTagcgctttaaaaaaaaattgatagttttatttttcttttatttgtcgAACCCACATTCAGGAATTCTGAGAGTTCCTCCTGGAGCATCTTCTTCAGCTCCTTCTTGTTCAACTTGTACTTGTCACCTTCGTTTCCTGAGTAGCGGTAAAAGACCTTGATAAGATCTTCCATGGCTCCTTGCaaagtggaagacatttttgCAGTCCTGTGATGAAGGAGTAGACGACACATTAAGATTACTATTTTCTTGGTAGTGGAGGGGGAGGAGGGTAATGAACAAATAGAGAAATATGCTGCTATATTCTCTGCATACAGCACCAACAGCAAAGGAGTTGGTTAGCTGTTAGTATTAATTTGAGATCCACAGCATCCATGCACTCCAGTCTGTAGCTGAACAACTTAACCGTTCAATATAGATAATTATATTTCAACTCTCgtcaaaaaaaactaaatctccATATAATCTTAATTTCtccaaaatttcagtttttaaacacTGAAGTTACTCTGACATGTATCTATATAGTAGTAACTTAAATGCCTTTTCACTTCACGTTATCTTGACATGCAGCTTTAGCCAATTTTGACAAGATATCAATTATCACACGGTGGGTAAGTAGTTTTCTACAAACATTACAGCTTCCTAGAAATGCTCTGAAAACAGAAGGGAAATAATATTGAGATATTAGATTTGATTAATCAGGTGAAGAAATTAGCCTTCACATGCAAGTAATGGCAGCTGTTTTATCAATACAGCCAGTAGCTAGTATTTAGTATACATTCACCCTGTAAGcatcacagaaataaaaaccccTTAAGCGACCTTCCATCTGTATATTTAAGGCATATGAATGAGGGTCACTGATGTCAAGTAAAGTCAGAACAGGTTAACTGTCTAACCTTACATCAGCCCTTCAGTCTGACACTCGAGAAGTGGACACTGGGGTCATCTCACCTCCCATCAGCAAGAAAGACAAAGCCCAGACCTCCTGCAGGGCAACTTGCAAAGTAAAActgattataaataaataaataaaatcaatcgtATATATAAAAGAACATATATGTattattatatacatataataatatatgttattatatatatatgcatcTATATATATAATAACATGCTGGTTGATCATAATTCCATCATTTAAACTGATTATTTCAGCCTACAACACAACAATCAACAATGGACAACTGTGAGTGTGTGTACAAACTCGGGTAACAGAGTTGAAAGTTGCTATaatgctgcttctctgaatTATGCAATATTCCTGCTAGTTATTTGCAAtaattgtgattatttattCCTGACTAATTCAAAGAACAAATTAGAGTTTCTAATTGTGAAGCGCAGCGTTGGTGATAATTAAGCTCCTCAACATGAACTCTCCAGTTGCAGTGgcacataaaaagaaagaataaaaagcagAGGAGGCAATTTACTTACTTGAATAGGGGTGCAAATAGTTCCTGACCGAAGAGTCTTCTGCTGCTGAGTTTTCCTCTCATCAGTTTATATGGGCTGTCCAAGCCACAATCAGATAAGCACCTCCCTCTGCAGAGAAGCACCGCTCCCTGCTGCACAGGTGCGTTGCAAGGCCATTTAAGGTAGTTTCTAACCAACAaactacttttactttttatcagCCAATGAATACACCCAGATAAGTGAGGAGGCACAGAGCTACAACgaagaggaaaaaatagaaCTGCATCATATTATAATTTGAAagctttattattataaaaaatatacatttgtgCAATGTACAATTATGTTATTACAATATACCCTTTATATAATAAATAGTGGCGGGCCATACATTTGGTACGTGGGCCCTTCAGAAAGACTTTACCGATTGTATAATGTTACAAATATACAACCCACAGATACAACATACAAACAAACCACACAATATAACAAGGTCTGGTATTACAAAGGTTTGTTCAGCAAACATCAGTATTGAGTGATTGGATTTCAAGCTGCCTGCTCTTATTTACATCTGGGATTTAAATGCGCCCCTGGTGTGGGGCTGCTACACCCGTTCTTGCTTCTGAACCAAGATGAACATTCATGATCATAATCATGATCATGATCTGGTCTCAAGGATTATTTCAAGCTTTCCTGCTTCTGTTTAATGTTTGGGGAAattttgctgctgctgaacaACTTGATAGCCATGTGCAAACTGAGAAGGAAGTTAAACTAGACAGTGCCTTCCAGGAGGAACAATGAGTCTGATCCCACTGAGGTAGCGATGGGATCCGGAGGGGCAGAGGAAGCCTACCTACACCACCTGAACTACATTCAGGCGGGTTATATTTCTAATAACCAAGAGACATTTTCAGACCCATGCAAAATTATGAAATTCttacattataaatatattgaatGATCGTGAACATATTTATAACTTGTAATAAGATAGCATATTGTATGATAAGTGTATTGTTAGAACAAGAACATTATCACATTGAACCAGTCCAACATAATATAgggctatttttattttgcctgggAGGCAACTCTTCTCTTCTGGAGGGCGATAATTATttagaatgttattttttccttgcttgaaatgtttacaattttcttaacatgaaaacatttaccCACAGACAAGTTTATTTTGGAGATTTTACCTTTGGAGTTAATcttaataattttataacaaGACTTATGCTCCGATATTATTGTAGTGGGGTTCTCTTAAATTAAATCACAAGGCAAACTTTTCAATGAATTACTAAAGTATGACATCAATTTATAAAATGACTCATTTCATTATATGTCCTGTTTTGCAAATGGCTTCCTTTAATTTGCAACATAGGCAACTTTTAATGCTTCACTTAAGGATACAGGGTGCTGTTCAAACCCTTAAACATTTGCATCTGCATCAGTATTTGCATCACTGGCCTCTGTGTAAAGGTTTCATATgcatttccatattttcattttataacaGGAAAACCAAACTACAGTGGAGCTGATATCCTTAACAAGAATGCTGTTAAAGCAAACACGGCCAGTGAGGTCATTTATGCAGCTTTCCATTTGCTGCCATGTCCTTAAAAGTCATGGAAACATATACATacccatttttttaaatggtttaacaTATCACattatattacaaaaataacctgaataaGATGTACAGTAAGGTACATTTCTATCTTGGTATTTTTTGTAAgtattcagttcaatttaagTCATGTTTTGTCCAAGTGTTAAATCAACTAAAGTATTAATACATATCAGAAAATGCTCTATGTGCATTCAATAAATCTGCAGTTGTTCAttgtttttccataaataaaaaaaaactaaaaagaaaaactctgctGATGGGTTTCAGAGAGCTAAGGTTGCTTTAATAACAGTGTTCAGCTAATGTCTAATGTCTGCTGAAGAATCTATAATCTTAATTTCAACAGTTTTTATCAGGCATGACCAGTTTGTTGACCAGTACCATAGTTATTCTAGCAAGCATTGATACCAAGTATAGGTAGGTGctaagtcctgctggaaaattaCATCCCTATCTACATGAAGCTTGTCAGTAGAAGaaagtgctttaaaatgttgtgcAGTTGGACTTGATCTAGATTAGTATTATATATGaattatagatttatttttctttgcataacAAGTATTCAATTTCTGGCAATTTCACACATCACAAGTTACTTTTCTGACTGAGGAACAATATTTTTCTATCTGCTGAACCTGCTGTGGCATTTGGAGGTCAAGTAAATGATGcaatgaaacacaaatatttagtGTCACAGCAACAAGTTCAAATGACAACAAGGGGGAGCCAGTGAGTCAAAATCCTGAAAACAGAGACAGGTCTTGTGTTCAATCTGCGGTGAAAATCTGCAGTCAGAGGCGGATCCAAATCAGTTTCACGGGGCTTATGATAAATTTTTTGGTAACACGACTCACGTAATCATGTTAAAATTGTAACTTTCAGTTTAATCGACAGCTGctgttaaaacaacaacaaaaccctaacgtaaattattaaataaaccTGGTCTCAGGCCCGGCGGCATGGACGGGCATTGGGAGGCATTGCCTGTCCACAGAGTCAGTGTTTCACTGAATTTTTAACTGTGCTTATTCTTCTCAACCTGGACAACAACTATAAATACTTGTAAATGaattgtaaattatttcattcCCCTCagggaacagattatttcagacagctgaaatatttggttCCCCCCAGGTAGCTTCGGCAATTAAagagcaaatatttccaaatctaCAGAATTTGTTGTCCATGGTGAGagaaataaacagagttaaaggCTTGCtggtaaattaatattttcccaCATTATGGAGGGGCAACAGATGCTTTGAAACACCTGGATTATTTTGTTCCTTCCAGgtaactttggcaaataaataGCAAATATTCCCAAATCTACAGTATTTGTTAACCATGATTAGAGGAATGAACATATTTAAATACTTGctggtaaattattttttcccatgttatggagagggaacaaaacatttaaaacagttgCAATACAGAATAAACATTAGTAATGCTTATATTATAGGTCTTATATTAATTcctttgtattttgtttctttattcttgCATGCAGTTTATTTGAGTCTATTTGATTTTGGTTTTGTAAATTGGTATTATTTCCTATTTTCCCTTATTATTTCCTATTTTCCCTTACTCCTTAGTCCTATTCAAGTCTTACATGAGTACAAtatactctacccacctctaaTGATGTTCTATGACGCAATAAGGAGTTCATggcaaaaatttaattttctacatGTTGAATTGTTCCTTTGGACAGTGTCTTAAAATTTAACTGCCCTTGAATTCAAACCACAACCCTACACTGTTtcacttatttaaataaagaaaaactctttcatatttttatttattgacaaaattgaaaagtgaaacaaaatagCAACAGTCTCTTGTAAACAAGCATCACACAAACCTTTTCCAAGTACAAAATTTTACTTCAACACTGCATAGTAAGGATTATGAATGTCTAGTAACATACAAGCCTCTGGAGTCAGGCACATTCTGCATTTAAGtatttgaatgtatttaaattatctccatcaaaatgtaaacagaactGATTTCTTATATACTTTTCTCTCGCCACAAAGGGAGAAAGTGATGAGTCCTGCCATCAACTTGATGTTATCAAGATGGACAAGTACTTGCCAGAAAgacaatgtgaaaatgtgataaGTCGCattatattttgatattttgaattGCTTTGATCTTGTAGTTAAATTTCAGTTCTGTGAATAATTTCACTTTGAAATTCTTTTTTGTTGCCCTTAAGATGTTTGTCTACTTCTGGTATCCTTTCTTCAACAACGGGCCCAAACTCTCAAGAGTTTTGATAAACTCCTGAGAATCGTTCGGATGAGTTTCTACTCCTGATGCTGTTAGTCCCCTCACGAGTCATTGTGAGTTTACCCAAAACACTCCTCAGCTGTGCCCAGAAAAATGGCTGCTGGTTGACCTGTTGGGgccactccaggtatgttttggtACGCAGCATCTTTTTGAGCTTGCAATATTTGCTGGGCAAAGAACTTGGCTCAATGGGCTCCTTCAGCACCAGAATGACATCACTGAAGGTCTTTCCCATTGCTCTCTGCTGAGCAAAGTACAGCTCGTAGTTGCACCATTCACTGTTCACAAAGTGCCGGGAAAGGACAAAAATAACCTGTAAAAGATAACACTAAATTTAATAAACTcttgattaaaagaaatgtggtttagcaaaactacagaaataatttagcaaataaaaatacatgttctGACTTCTGGGCCTAAGGTATTTGATTTTTCTGACTTGAAACTTGACTAATCTGAATATAAATACAATGCAACATAGGCTAAGCGCTTGGATAGTTAGCTCTGAGATAGCTGCTTAACAAGCATAAAGCTTACAGTTTGCCAactgtaaatttaaaacatagTCACCTTAACATGAGTGATAGCTCATACTTCTTTAGTTTCTGTAGAATGtgtgaagattttttttgaCTGAACATAATTATGAATTACTCAGTTTGCATGTGTTTTGATTGAAtgccacagagagagagagaggggggggggggtagcAAACAAACAGCACTGTGGTCCTTCCAACTGAAGAAAACTGTGGACTCTCCAGTACTTTCTCTGGCATCGTCTTAAAATAAGTGCTGCCAATTGGTAACGAACCAATTGGTGAGTAATTACctgttgccattttttttttcagaaaaatctgGAAGCTGCAGCACACTGAGCTCTAATCATTGCCAATTCATGAAATGTGACTTTGACTACCTGATGTCTAAAACTGTGAAGAGCtgcattaataattttaataagtaaaatttcaaaaatatgagCAAATCAACTAGCTTGTGACATTGCTAAACAGTTTTCACATTCCTTGATCCAaagcatttttgctaataaCAAATCTGCCTTGTCACCTTGTTTTCTTGCAAAGCCATTAAGAAGCAgataaggattttattttttttctttactgttctTAGCTGAAATCAAAAGTACTTTCTCTTACCTTACGACTGCTTTCAATGTTCTCAATTATGTTGTCAATGATCCATTTTCCTGGCATAAAGTCCCGCTCATGAATACACAGACGATAggggtttttgttgttctccAAACAGGGTAAGAGCTGGTCCCTCACCCAGTCAGCATCTGAGTGGCTGTAGGATATGAAGGCATGATAATTGAAGTTCCCAACGTCCCTTGCTAGATTTTCCTTGTGCGCTCTGTATTTGGCTTGTATGATCTGATACGTGGCTCTAGTGTACCATGGGAGGTCAAAAATATAGCAAATTAGAACAAATATCAAGATCACTACGGCAGTGGTTGCAACAGAAATGATGATAACAAGTCTGATGTCACACGCTACTTGACCAGGAAAATATTTGGATATTGAGGTATTGAGGAACCGTTCCGGGTGATAGCATCTGTAATTCAATGGCCAGTCAGTGAGATTGACCTTTCCAATTGCGATGGTGTCCTGGACAAAAGCGTGAAGCTCACAAGTGCAATGGTAAGGATTGTTTCCTGCCCTGAGCTGAGACAGTTGAGGCATATGATGAAAGGATGCCTTGCTTATCAATCCAAATGAATTTCCATCCAAAGCTAAAAACTGAAGAGATGGGGACTCCCACTTAGATGGGATGAACTTAATTTTATTCCCACTCAGTAACAGAATTTTTAGGTTTGTGGCTTTCTTAAAGTAGGTCAAGTCCAGCTGGTCCATGTTGCAGTCGGACAGATCCAAGTAAGAAACAGTGGTAGGTAGACAGTGAAATGTTTCGCTTGAAAAGTAGTTGTGGTGTGCAATGAAACGAGTTATATTTTGTGTCCAAACACAGTATCGACTTTCTTCTGCAGATCCCAGTTTGTTGTTGCTGAGATCCAGTACCTGCAGCTTCCTGAAGTGCTTTATCAGAGACGATAGGTCTTCTAGACTGGTCAACTCATTGGTGCTTAGGTTGAAGGTGAGAAGATTTGGCATGGAACCTTTGTAATTACATCGCTTGTTGTAGAAAACATCATCATTCAATCGATTGTTTGAAACATCTAATAATTCCACACCTTCCATCTCAGCCCAGGAGTCACAAGGCACACTGCTGAAATACACATACTGGATAGACAGCTGCTTTATTCtcttgaaccaggtgaagcgcCAGTCAAATCGCAGCACATCAGGATTGCTGATATACCTgtaaaaaattcagatttactTAGAATTTTATTAGTACCTTCAGATTCATCACCCTTGAGCTAACTCAAATTTTGCAAcattaagaacaaaaatgtaaatatgtatttcaatggcattttatatgatagaccaaCTCAAAGAAGAACAAATTTGTAAGGTGGTGTGCATTTGCATCACCCCagcattttgtcatttttgtaattctttgaaaaaagaaaactcaagtCATTATGCTCCAACCATCTTGTTTCTTCAGGTATTACTGCCTATTTAACATCTTCATAAAATgtcttctgttttaatttattataatctgCTAGGGCTTGGGATTCAATTGGGCAAATGTTTTGATACCTAATACAGCTACAGTTCTTACTTCTCTGTGACAGTAAAGAAGATGTCAGCGATGATATGAAAGGTCGGGCTTTTGACTGTCAGCATAATCTAATTTTAGTCAATatattaacaaacatttcataatGCCAACTTAGTTTTagattttccaacattttttgaacattACATCTGTGCATAGTATTTGAAAACACTTACCAAAGATCCAAGTTATCCAGACTCAGCTTGGTTATGCTAGAACCTGCTCCACTGTTGACAAATGTTGGTGAACGTGCAAAGTCGATGTACTGAAGTCTAAGCCGTTTGATGGGAGTCACTTGTAAGTTCAGTAATGCCATCTTCAGGAAATTTTCGTTGAACTTGCCTCTGTGAAAGATGAGCTGAAATGCTCTAATGTCTTTTAAGTTCAGGAAAATATCTTCATCACCCATGTAGTATGTGAATTCAAACAGGTTGCGGAATTGAATGGCACTGAGTGTCTTGTTGGCGAGATCACGTAGCATATGATGGAGAGCATTCGGTCGTTGATCGATCGCCATGTCAAAGCCCATCTGTTTTGTGTGGATGACTTCTAAGCTTCCTGGCTCGTAGTAACTTAAATTAGAGGAGCACTTGATGGCAAAAGCTTGTAACTGGATGTTTTTTAGGGgctgaaaatcatttttctttagtCCCATCACCAAAGGCCCTCCCAAGGACAGAACTTTGAGTCTGACTAATTTAGAGAAACTGTCTGCTAAAGTTGCATGTCTATAAAGATTATTTGACATGGAGAGCTCCTTCAGATTGAGGAGGGATGTCAGAGGTGAAGCAGGAATTTCATGCAATgagttattaaaaatgttgagatGCTCCAGTAAtgggttatttttaaaagtctcaTTGGCAATGTGTGAAATGTTGTTGTACTGCAGTAGAAGGATGCGAAGCTCAGGAAAGTTCTGGAAGTCAGCTGCACTGATAACATGAAGCCCATTATAAGAGAGGTCAATGCTTTCAAGTGTAACTGGAAGTTGTCTCCATGGAACGAAATCTAGCTTTCTTCCATGACAGTCTGCTGACAGACCAAAGTTGTAAATCCGACATGGTCCTTCATCGGAGATAAATGTGGAAGGTGAAGATGGATCTGGTGAAAATTGAGATGACACAGCTCCAAGAAGGAGAACACCGACACTGATCAACTCACCAATCATGGTTACagatctgaaaaagaaaataaaaacattatttaacttTCAACTTCAagtagaaatgatcaaaatgatttttgaacAATGGcatgttttttcaatattttctttcaaaagacTAAGAAGAAATGGTTAAAATTTAACTGGGATGAAAGGTCAAAACTGTTCCTATCTCAAGTAAATTCTAACAGAAAATTAATCTGTTGTTATCTCAGCACTCAAGCACTCATTACGCCAAGGTGAGTGAATCTTCATCAATGCAGACAGAACATCTGCATAGTAAGGCATGGAATGAAATAATGTAATCATGGCATCAATGCTGCCAAAACTGTGAGTATTTACAACAATTTCATAGCATTGTTGACATCATGTCAATAAAATTTGAGTGATTCAGATGGAGATTAGATAACATATGCCTCAGTAccagttgatttaaaaatataatgctGGATCATTGATATGCCatgcaaaagcaaataaacgTTTAAATTGATAATCCTTTAACTGGCTTATTAATTTAGCTAATGGATTTGGTTTTCTGAAGTCACTGTATTTAAAGGGGGGAAGGGCTTTATTTCCTCCTGTCTTAATTTCTTCCCACAATTTAAGAACAAAC includes the following:
- the s100a1 gene encoding protein S100-A1 isoform X1, with amino-acid sequence MRGKLSSRRLFGQELFAPLFKTAKMSSTLQGAMEDLIKVFYRYSGNEGDKYKLNKKELKKMLQEELSEFLNGSNDPTMVEKIMTGLDDNKDGEVDFQEFVVLVAALTVACNEFFVDCLKQNKGSN
- the s100a1 gene encoding protein S100-A1 isoform X2 produces the protein MSSTLQGAMEDLIKVFYRYSGNEGDKYKLNKKELKKMLQEELSEFLNGSNDPTMVEKIMTGLDDNKDGEVDFQEFVVLVAALTVACNEFFVDCLKQNKGSN
- the tlr18 gene encoding toll-like receptor 18 isoform X1 — encoded protein: MIGELISVGVLLLGAVSSQFSPDPSSPSTFISDEGPCRIYNFGLSADCHGRKLDFVPWRQLPVTLESIDLSYNGLHVISAADFQNFPELRILLLQYNNISHIANETFKNNPLLEHLNIFNNSLHEIPASPLTSLLNLKELSMSNNLYRHATLADSFSKLVRLKVLSLGGPLVMGLKKNDFQPLKNIQLQAFAIKCSSNLSYYEPGSLEVIHTKQMGFDMAIDQRPNALHHMLRDLANKTLSAIQFRNLFEFTYYMGDEDIFLNLKDIRAFQLIFHRGKFNENFLKMALLNLQVTPIKRLRLQYIDFARSPTFVNSGAGSSITKLSLDNLDLWYISNPDVLRFDWRFTWFKRIKQLSIQYVYFSSVPCDSWAEMEGVELLDVSNNRLNDDVFYNKRCNYKGSMPNLLTFNLSTNELTSLEDLSSLIKHFRKLQVLDLSNNKLGSAEESRYCVWTQNITRFIAHHNYFSSETFHCLPTTVSYLDLSDCNMDQLDLTYFKKATNLKILLLSGNKIKFIPSKWESPSLQFLALDGNSFGLISKASFHHMPQLSQLRAGNNPYHCTCELHAFVQDTIAIGKVNLTDWPLNYRCYHPERFLNTSISKYFPGQVACDIRLVIIISVATTAVVILIFVLICYIFDLPWYTRATYQIIQAKYRAHKENLARDVGNFNYHAFISYSHSDADWVRDQLLPCLENNKNPYRLCIHERDFMPGKWIIDNIIENIESSRKVIFVLSRHFVNSEWCNYELYFAQQRAMGKTFSDVILVLKEPIEPSSLPSKYCKLKKMLRTKTYLEWPQQVNQQPFFWAQLRSVLGKLTMTREGTNSIRSRNSSERFSGERIPEVDKHLKGNKKEFQSEIIHRTEI
- the tlr18 gene encoding toll-like receptor 18 isoform X2 — protein: MIGELISVGVLLLGAVSSQFSPDPSSPSTFISDEGPCRIYNFGLSADCHGRKLDFVPWRQLPVTLESIDLSYNGLHVISAADFQNFPELRILLLQYNNISHIANETFKNNPLLEHLNIFNNSLHEIPASPLTSLLNLKELSMSNNLYRHATLADSFSKLVRLKVLSLGGPLVMGLKKNDFQPLKNIQLQAFAIKCSSNLSYYEPGSLEVIHTKQMGFDMAIDQRPNALHHMLRDLANKTLSAIQFRNLFEFTYYMGDEDIFLNLKDIRAFQLIFHRGKFNENFLKMALLNLQVTPIKRLRLQYIDFARSPTFVNSGAGSSITKLSLDNLDLWYISNPDVLRFDWRFTWFKRIKQLSIQYVYFSSVPCDSWAEMEGVELLDVSNNRLNDDVFYNKRCNYKGSMPNLLTFNLSTNELTSLEDLSSLIKHFRKLQVLDLSNNKLGSAEESRYCVWTQNITRFIAHHNYFSSETFHCLPTTVSYLDLSDCNMDQLDLTYFKKATNLKILLLSGNKIKFIPSKWESPSLQFLALDGNSFGLISKASFHHMPQLSQLRAGNNPYHCTCELHAFVQDTIAIGKVNLTDWPLNYRCYHPERFLNTSISKYFPGQVACDIRLVIIISVATTAVVILIFVLICYIFDLPWYTRATYQIIQAKYRAHKENLARDVGNFNYHAFISYSHSDADWVRDQLLPCLENNKNPYRLCIHERDFMPGKWIIDNIIENIESSRKVIFVLSRHFVNSEWCNYELYFAQQRAMGKTFSDVILVLKEPIEPSSLPSKYCKLKKMLRTKTYLEWPQQVNQQPFFWAQLRSVLGKLTMTREGTNSIRSRNSSERFSGVYQNS
- the tlr18 gene encoding toll-like receptor 18 isoform X3: MIGELISVGVLLLGAVSSQFSPDPSSPSTFISDEGPCRIYNFGLSADCHGRKLDFVPWRQLPVTLESIDLSYNGLHVISAADFQNFPELRILLLQYNNISHIANETFKNNPLLEHLNIFNNSLHEIPASPLTSLLNLKELSMSNNLYRHATLADSFSKLVRLKVLSLGGPLVMGLKKNDFQPLKNIQLQAFAIKCSSNLSYYEPGSLEVIHTKQMGFDMAIDQRPNALHHMLRDLANKTLSAIQFRNLFEFTYYMGDEDIFLNLKDIRAFQLIFHRGKFNENFLKMALLNLQVTPIKRLRLQYIDFARSPTFVNSGAGSSITKLSLDNLDLWYISNPDVLRFDWRFTWFKRIKQLSIQYVYFSSVPCDSWAEMEGVELLDVSNNRLNDDVFYNKRCNYKGSMPNLLTFNLSTNELTSLEDLSSLIKHFRKLQVLDLSNNKLGSAEESRYCVWTQNITRFIAHHNYFSSETFHCLPTTVSYLDLSDCNMDQLDLTYFKKATNLKILLLSGNKIKFIPSKWESPSLQFLALDGNSFGLISKASFHHMPQLSQLRAGNNPYHCTCELHAFVQDTIAIGKVNLTDWPLNYRCYHPERFLNTSISKYFPGQVACDIRLVIIISVATTAVVILIFVLICYIFDLPWYTRATYQIIQAKYRAHKENLARDVGNFNYHAFISYSHSDADWVRDQLLPCLENNKNPYRLCIHERDFMPGKWIIDNIIENIESSRKHLF